The Pseudolabrys sp. FHR47 genome contains a region encoding:
- a CDS encoding aromatic ring-hydroxylating dioxygenase subunit alpha, translating into MLSAEQNDLITRTGPGTPAGRLMRQYWQPAALVDELKGNRPIKPVRLFGEDLVIFKDDKGRYGLVGRHCPHRGTDLAFGRLENGGLRCAFHGWLFDVNGKCLETPAEPDNSNLCANIKQKAYPVVEKSGILFAYLGGGEAPAFPHFDCFVAPDSHTFAFKGMIDCNWLQSLEVGIDPVHTSFLHRFFHDEDPTKGYGKMFRDNTKDADMPMTQIMREVTRPRIEVDETDYGFRIVTLRQISDASTHVRVTNLVFPNAFMIPMSREMTISQWHVPIDDTKHYWYAIFTSFGKAVDKDTMRNQRLELYQLPDYIPNRNKSNDYGFDPHEQESETYTGMGADINVHDQWACESMGTIQDRTQEHLGTSDKAIIAYRKLLRQSLEKSGKGEKPILVVDDKEAASITGPLAIDGIGPVHDWRAYYQRSEAERREAMSWKAGA; encoded by the coding sequence ATGCTGAGCGCCGAACAGAACGATCTCATCACCCGCACCGGGCCGGGCACGCCGGCCGGGCGGCTGATGCGGCAATATTGGCAGCCGGCGGCGCTGGTGGACGAGCTCAAGGGCAACCGGCCGATCAAGCCGGTGCGGTTGTTCGGCGAAGACCTCGTGATCTTCAAGGACGACAAGGGCCGCTACGGCCTCGTCGGCCGCCACTGTCCGCACCGCGGCACCGATCTCGCCTTCGGTCGCCTGGAAAACGGCGGCCTGCGCTGTGCCTTCCACGGCTGGCTGTTCGATGTGAACGGCAAGTGTCTCGAGACGCCGGCCGAGCCCGACAACAGCAATCTCTGCGCCAACATCAAACAGAAGGCCTATCCGGTCGTCGAGAAGAGCGGCATCCTGTTCGCCTATCTCGGCGGTGGCGAGGCGCCCGCGTTTCCGCATTTCGACTGCTTCGTCGCGCCCGACAGCCACACCTTCGCGTTCAAGGGCATGATCGACTGCAATTGGCTGCAGTCGCTCGAGGTCGGCATCGACCCCGTGCACACCTCGTTCCTGCATCGCTTTTTCCACGACGAGGACCCGACCAAGGGTTACGGCAAGATGTTCCGCGACAACACCAAGGACGCGGACATGCCGATGACCCAGATCATGCGCGAGGTGACGCGGCCGCGCATCGAGGTCGACGAGACCGATTACGGCTTCCGCATCGTGACGCTGCGGCAGATCAGCGACGCATCGACCCATGTGCGCGTCACCAATCTCGTCTTCCCCAACGCCTTCATGATTCCGATGAGCCGCGAGATGACGATCTCGCAGTGGCATGTGCCGATCGACGATACCAAGCACTATTGGTACGCGATCTTCACGTCGTTCGGAAAGGCGGTCGACAAGGACACGATGCGCAATCAGCGCCTCGAACTCTATCAGTTGCCGGACTACATCCCGAACCGCAACAAGAGCAACGATTACGGCTTTGATCCGCACGAGCAGGAGAGCGAGACCTATACCGGCATGGGCGCCGACATCAACGTGCATGACCAGTGGGCTTGCGAATCCATGGGCACGATCCAGGACCGCACGCAGGAACATCTCGGCACCTCGGACAAGGCAATCATCGCCTATCGCAAGCTGTTGCGGCAATCGCTGGAGAAATCCGGCAAGGGCGAGAAGCCGATCCTTGTCGTCGACGACAAGGAAGCGGCCAGTATCACCGGTCCGCTGGCGATCGACGGCATCGGCCCCGTTCATGACTGGAGGGCATATTACCAGCGCTCCGAAGCCGAGCGGCGCGAGGCGATGAGCTGGAAGGCGGGGGCATAA